From the genome of Brachyhypopomus gauderio isolate BG-103 chromosome 20, BGAUD_0.2, whole genome shotgun sequence, one region includes:
- the sp6 gene encoding transcription factor Sp6, which yields MAHPYEPWLRAAPPGVPEEVGMSGWWDLHGGAGGGWMDLQGAAGLGGVGGGGGMGQGGPMGLQPSVSSYNPEAQMCCLTPSPHPSPIYTPDNFKMEPLAPDIMQPSGSSASFSLEEPQEGVSGSGRLKPGRRSGSRAPGQTACRCPNCLSAESLGTSAGEDDKRKHLHNCHIPGCGKAYAKTSHLKAHLRWHSGDRPFVCNWLFCGKRFTRSDELQRHLQTHTGTKRFSCSVCPRVFMRSDHLAKHMRVHESPCQPPEEQSRGRVSPVLSADGAACTDTPSVLHLKSEAEMSTDEGTAHSS from the coding sequence ATGGCACACCCCTATGAGCCGTGGTTGCGTGCAGCGCCCCCTGGGGTCCCGGAGGAGGTGGGTATGTCTGGCTGGTGGGACCTTCATGGTGGAGCTGGAGGTGGTTGGATGGATCTGCAGGGGGCAGCAGGACtcggaggtgtgggtggaggtggaggtatgGGCCAGGGTGGTCCGATGGGCCTGCAACCCTCAGTCAGCTCCTATAACCCTGAGGCCCAGATGTGCTGTCTCACGCCGTCTCCCCACCCATCTCCAATCTACACCCCTGACAACTTCAAAATGGAGCCGTTGGCGCCCGACATCATGCAGCCGTCCGGCTCCTCCGCCTCCTTCTCTCTGGAGGAGCCACAGGAGGGCGTGAGCGGCTCCGGGCGGCTTAAACCGGGCCGCCGCTCCGGCAGCAGAGCTCCCGGCCAGACCGCCTGCCGCTGTCCGAACTGCCTGAGCGCCGAGTCGCTCGGGACCTCGGCGGGCGAAGACGACAAGCGCAAACACCTGCACAACTGCCACATCCCCGGATGCGGGAAGGCGTACGCCAAGACGTCACACCTGAAGGCCCACCTGCGCTGGCACAGCGGCGACAGGCCCTTCGTCTGCAACTGGCTGTTCTGTGGGAAACGTTTCACACGCTCCGACGAGCTGCAGCGCCACCTGCAGACGCACACCGGCACCAAACGCTTCAGCTGCAGCGTGTGTCCTCGTGTTTTCATGCGCTCCGACCACCTGGCCAAACACATGCGTGTGCACGAGTCGCCATGCCAACCCCCCGAGGAGCAGAGCAGGGGGCgtgtctcacctgtgctgaGCGCCGATGGTGCAGCTTGTACAGATACTCCGTCTGTGCTACATCTGAAGAGCGAAGCGGAGATGAGCACAGACGAGGGGACAGCACACAGTAGCTAA